AGGAAGTAATTCTGCCGTtctaataaacaaatgaatatGCATTCTAGAAAATGAAAGTCAATCCTCGATCGTATCTTCtacaatatacaataaattCCACGAAATGCACATTATGTTGTATGCGATCATCAGATGGAAACTCACGTGGCAGCAGAACTTTTTCAgccattatcattatcatgcATGCTAATTGGCTTAGCTAATTGCCGCTTACAAAGTTAGGTGTATTTATTTACGGATGATTACCATCAAGGTCCTGTGGACGAGACGACTTGACTTGAGGCTGGGGTTTATGGCAATTGATGGAAATTAGCAAGTGGGCTCCAAAGCaaatgatatatatttattgcgcatacgccccgcaTGCCGTGCATACAAGTTTACCATATACCATCTCGTAGTACGACGCCCTTCCCCGTTTCTAGTTTTCAATGGAGGGTTGGCCACGTCGTAGGCCCCAATCTCTGGAACTCCCCTCTGGGGAGGGCATCTCCTGATTTACGGACGGCACTCGTTCAAATGCAATATTGAGTTGCGGTACCATTGCCACGGCTGCTTTTCGACCAGAAGCACAGTCGTAGTGCTGGCGACGTGGTCGGAATGCAgttgtaaatgtatctgtatctgtatctgtagcgGCGATTGTTTGAGTGTATCCGTGAGTTTCGTGTGCGCCATGCTCTTGACTTTGGATAAGTTTGGTGAAAACTGCTTTCAGCCGGATTTCCCGCACTCTAGTTGCCATCTGAAAACCAGACGCCGATTGCCAGCCAATGTCTAGGCATCGAGTTGCGCTAAGCGCTCATTGGCCAGTCAACAACGTTCCGGAATCTTTTAGAGAATCTTCCAGACACCACCCTTAGATCGGTCAAAAGTTAACCGAACCATCGATCCACATGTCAATTTGGTTACCTCCCATAGATCTCACTTCCGATGGCCGAAGTGTATTTCGAGTTCGTTgcgtgttttcatttttagttATCAATTGCTCTGTTTGATCTTTAATTTGTGAGCTGCAAATTTACGTCTGGCACACACATACGTTTGATTCAATTGTTGGGAATAATAAGCTGTAAACtgagcaataataataaatatatttcatttctaCTTTTGCTACTGACACGACAGTTTTCAcagctttgtttgccattttaagCTGGCCGTAAAGGCGGATCCGCTTTTAGCCATTTAGGTATGGAAATTAAAGATAATTTCTGAACTTAATAACAGCCTGTCGGTGTCAACTAATTGGTAGCTTTACTTACAAGTTAAAGTTAAGTTAAATGAACTTTTATGTATTTGAAGGTGTTTAAACTGAACTTCAGCGACTCTAGCACATTAGctcatttgtttgttggttttttaaacgggtttttgtgtgtgaaTGAGAACTAGAATTTTAAGTGCGACCAGCTTGGAAATTGCGCAACTTTTACGGAGATGTATCAGTTTACTCACGAGTGGATGGCCAAGACCTCCCATTGATCGATCaaatgcattttggccaaTAGAAAGGCTGTCTTCTGCTTTTCAATCAGAGATCTAATCGAAGACAAAGGACGGCTTTGCTGTAGTGGAGTGACAAATCGAACTGACATCGATACGCCCATTTGGAGTTGAGGTTGGCAAGAGTATTTAGAGCCAAGATCTTGATTGGGAGCTTTCAGTGCGGCCGCAACGTTTCCATTTATAGAATACTacgcatttcaattaaagaaatagtcataattaaattaaagagTCGCCAGCACGAGTCGTATAACAATGGGGCATTCAAACAGCCCGGGATTATATTTGTACATACGTATGCAGTATGTAAATACGCCCCATATGCAGGGTGCCACGTATTTACAAAGTAACTCGAGACCATGTCGTCATATAGATTACTCGCTTTATCAATGCAGCCTCCCGTTTTGGTTTTATTGCATTCCCATTGCAGTCCACTAAAGTTTCCATTGCACTGCCatataaatgcatataaatatatataaattcagATGTATGCATGTGCTGGTGGTACATGGGCTATATGTTTCATGGGCGGGCTGAACTAGCGGGTCAGGCGAGGACATATTGGGGCCAATCGGGCCGAGAAACAGACACGTTCTTTGTGGATGCAATCTGCTGCACTTTTGCAGCTTCCACTGGCGGCTGTCATTCGTCATCCATCATCTGGCCAGCGAGATCTCGGgattggagtggagtggagtggcgtGTAGTGGAGGAGCCTCGTGTTCACTTCCAATTACGCTCAATTACTGCAACTCTGATCTCAATTGCTGAAAGGCTGCGAGTTATTCCTGGACCACCACACTTGGAATGGGTCAGGTGAATCACTGCTCCAGCCATGGAAGGTTCATTAGAAGTGGGGCACTCGCCGAATCGCAAGTGCAGAGCGAACCAGCTCGAACCCGAATCTTAAGTGCCACAACACCCGGGCAAGGTGCATGTGGCATATAGTGTGTGGCATGTAGCATATAGTATGTGGCATGGCGTGTGGGATAGCCCCAATTCTGGTGGCTGAGCACGCGGCCAATCAGTCAGCGGGCCATCAATCAACTGATCGCATATTTAACGCCTGTGCGCCGCCGCTTGATTAATTTATTCATGTGTGATTTGCGACTTTGCGACTGTTTACTTTGCAAGCGTAAACAGCGCAAAcagcatataaataaatatcgcTGGAGTCTATAGTGAATGGATGGTGGATAGTGGATAATGGCGTTGGAAATTCGATAACCAGATAGTGCTTATTTGTCTGGGGGTTGTAACTGCTGGAAAAGTCAACAAACGAAACCGAGAAGGTAAACAAATACATTGTTAGTATTGTTAGCTAATTGCATAGACTTCTCGTAGGATTTCCTATTATTAGCAGTTCATTTCGAATTCAGATCATCATAATCCCACGTTCTCTGTGCTCCTAAGTTTTGATTTGATCTGATTGCATTTGATTCTAGTGCTCAGTGTGTGCTAAAATGTAGTTTAATCTAGTTGCGAAACTGGTATTTTGAAGATCTCGAAAATATTGCGTGCCAAATCAAGAAACAAGGATGTTTATTTTGGTAACTTGTGTAAAATGTACACGCAATGCATTTAAGTATGATATATATTCCAACAGAAGAGTTTAAAATCAATGACAATTATGCATGTAATATACGTAATTATTGCTATCGTAGTTTTCCAGAGTGCCTGATTACATTAAGCGATATTCGAAGTGCGTTCCAGGTGCCCCAAAGTGCATTGACCAACTTCAATGTCAACTACTCGTTGCtgggaaataaatatttgcccgaAACTTATTACACGGCCTCAAGCGCTTTGCTGTTGGCCAAGAGGCAACAAAAAGGCCAGGCCGGATTTTCCAGGCTGCGGACTCTATTCTTTCGCcggaaaacggaaatgaaaaatggGGTCAGTTCAGGTCAGCACGTCAGGATGATGGGGGCcaaggaaaatcaattttacaTGGGCaaaaagctgggaaaacccCTCCCCTTAGGTGGAAACTCCGCCCCTGGCCGATTTAATTGCGGTTTGTTAAGTGGAAAGGCAAAGAAAAGGCGAAGGCGGACCACAACTTTTAACGCGAAAATTCCTATACACACGCTTTGCAGGTAATTTCAACGGGAAATCTGAATAAAAACTCACCTTGCCAGTCTTATCAAGGCCATTTCTgtttttcgattcgattcgattcgtcTTTGTAACTGACGTTTCTGTGTTtcttttatatgtatatattttgttttgttttttggcagGACTACTATTTATGCTATTCGATATTCGTcggcttatttatttatctccCTATTTccccttgttgttgttgcaatttTGGCAGTGCAAGTAACGGTAAGCTAGGCGACGGGGAGGACGCGcaggaagaagaagagcgaGCCGAGTTCCTTTTGTTGTCTGCTCACTGACACGCACACAccgacacacgcacacacacaaacgcgcGCGCACACAAGCACAGTTATTTCAGCCggcacaacaaaaacactGCGCTTTTTCGATACTTTCGTTACGTTCTGCTTTCCTTGTTACTGTTATttagctatttatttatttatttttacattttcccaCACGCACTGTGTTTCTTTcgctttgcttttttttgtacaaCTCTTCAGCGCTTGATGTTATTGCAATTCGCAGATGCACTTTTCGCCCAGCCGAGTATTTAACCGGTCAATGGAGATGCACTCCtggtatttgcattttttgcgGGCCTGTCGGTATGCTTTCGTGATCTGCGCTCGGAGTCcgcatttaatatttggttttaACTCGTTCGGCGCCCGTTCACAAATGCAGCGGCATTGAATCGGCGAAATATATCACCCATATTGCGATGTATCGATTCCAGGCGCCGAACAGCTGTAGCGCCCGTGCTTCGAACCTTTCTTCCGTACTCAACACTCAGCTGAGCTTCAAACCACTTGAGTTCCCACTTCGGCCGCGATGGCGCTTTAGGGTAACATAGATTATGCAGTAACATAGATTTTGCAGTAACATAGATATTCTTACAGAAATGTTAAGTTATAGTGTGatggaaattgattttgaaaggtttttgaaaagttttggcaTTTGACACGTATTTTATTTGCTCTAAGCTGCTTCCAATATAAtagcagcaaacaaataaaccaaaatgtGGGACCAGCTAGCGAGATATCGCAATAACTTTCTGCAATACGAGATCAAGGATGTGATGAGGCCGACCTCCATCAATAGCCAGCAGGAAAAGGGTAATTAAGTTGTTACATTATCAGCAAATGATAAAATCATATCAATTGAACTTAGAGTGGACTCAGGCCATGGAGAAAAGGAATATTTGCAGGTGCATGCCGTATTGCTGCAGTTCGACCTCCACGCACCTGGAGGATCGTGCCCAATTGGCCTACGGCTGGTTTGCACTGCCCAAGTTGCTCAAGGAACTGGACAGCGATGTTCGCCTGACCCACTGGAGGGCAGTCGTCTCATTGTCAGACTTTCTTCTAAATCCACTGAATGCACAGAGAGCCATCATCGAAATGGATCTAGTGAGAAAGTGGGTTGTCTCCTTTGTGGCGTTATCTTGGTTTTATCCAATTTTCATTCTTCAATAGATTGAAGAATGCCTTTATGCGCATGAGATTGAAGCATCACGCAGAGGAGCATCGGGAGTTGGAGATGTATCTAAGGATTTATAGTAAGTTTAAACTCTTCTATGAATTATTTGAGCAATTAATATgagcttttatttattgcagaTATACTCTCCCGCAATCTGGATGGAGCCGAGAATATAGCCAACCGCAAGTGCCTAAGAGTGGAGTTctacaaaataattaagagCCAAGAGTCGATTAAGGATGATTTGGCGTCAGAGATATTGCGCAATTTGACGTGCAAACCTAAAGGTGAGCTGTATGTACTTCATTGtttccaaatataatatattttcccCTAGTTCAGGGTACATTCTTGGAGGATCCTGAAAACTTTTCTGCCCTGGCTGAGATCTATAAGCAGGATCCGTGTCGTCCGCATTATCCTGTGCATTTGTGGCATCACCTGTGTCACATGCTGGAGGTGGCGCCCGATCAGGGAATCGAGTTGGGCTTCTTTGAGCTGCTGCACAAGAGGATCCTAAATCGCTTGTCCAATTTCTGGGACATGAATACCAAGGCATTTGCTCTGCTCCTCTGCTGTACCGAAGGTCAGCGGCGTTTCGATGCCGTGGATGGTGTAAAGCTGCTTTACGACGTCTTCGCCCAGCCCGATGAGAATCCGCGACTGTTGCTGCCCCGCCAGAAGGTGGAAAACTGGGAATATACGGTACTGGCCCTGCTCAATGGCCTCCACAGCAAGCGGGCCTTGTGGCGCAGCAGGGAGTTCACCCAACTGCCGTGTTATGTGGGTCGTCTGATGGCCTCCACCACCGATAATCCCCGTCTGCAACTTTATTGCCTAAAAGTGTTCCGGGAGCTGGGGGTAATGCCCTGCATTAAACGCTATATTATTGGCAACTGGCTGCAGGACATTTGCCAGTTGTTCTGCCTGGATGCTGAGGCGGAGTGCGCCCGGGATTCTCTGGTCGATTGGCTGCGTCGGGACATAGCCGATAGTAGTTAAAACACCCGTTTGTAGTTACTTTCACCGAAAGCGGATTGTTTGTTACTTGGGAAACAtcgcttttccccgctttctACCGCTTAGATAAATTCGAACCGTTTCAAAACAACCCCTGATGTCCCAAAGAGAAACCGGTTAAATGAGGGGTAGTTATCCTGGTAAAAAGTGAGAGAGGAGTAGTAATCTTGGttaaaagagagagagctttgTCAGctgttttgaaaaaaaaagtaaattgtagtaaatatttagcaaCTCTTAAACATTTCGTTTGATGTTTAAAATTCcttgaaaataaattcatgCTGTACTTGACCCTGTCAGctgtaaatgtatttatttacttatatcaattgaatataatctATGCCTGCATTGAATATTCATAGAACGTGTCAGAGAAAGTGTGGAGTGTCACGAAGGCAGGAAACTTTTCCAATTTCCGATGCCTGGACATTGCCAACAATAATGAGCAGTGGCACTCTGCAAGACTAAAAGGATGCAGGGATGCAAGGATGCGGCGCTGGCAGGACAAGCACcgcaaaaataacaacaagagTGCAAAAGTAACGACCACTGACCAGAGAAGCCACAGTGACCGCAGTTTGCGGTTCCTTTCAAGCCTCCACTGCGCTGTTTTTCCACATCtacatattttaatatctATCCCgtacatatactatatatattatctatataTACGGGGTATTTTTTCCGTATTATTTTTCTGCGGTGACAAACTTGGCAACGAGTCGCagttccttttttaatttatttgaattggCAATGGGTAGGAGGAGTCCGTCCGGGCTCCTCGACCACATTTCGCATTCAATCGGCAAGTTTTGCGCCTTGTCATCGGCGGGATTCTTCTTGGTAGCAATTTTCCAAAGTCCCTGGTGCCCGACTCTTTTGTGAACTTTTTAATTACCGCTGCGAGTTTGTCTTGCTTTCTTTTCGGACTTGCCTCTCCTCAGTTGTTGGCTGCATGGCATAGCATagcatttttccatttttcaagttgtttatgaaatattttatggaaattatgcaaaacttGTTTACCCAACTTCACATCCAGCACCCGCCGCCGCTCTCCACCATCAGCCATTTCTCCGTTTGGCGCCTTCAAACCAAGTTCctcactttttgccacacaaattaattgcataacAAATTGTGTTGATGAAGTGCAAGAATTCCGGAGTACATCTAACTGAAATGTGCTTGGCCATGGAGCCATGGAGCACGCTTTTGTTCTCCGGCTAATCTACACAGTTGGTTGCCATGGCCCCTCACCCCTCACAGTTCTCATTTTCAGCGCACTTGCAGCAAGTgtttattacaaataaaaatctattattatcattaattATCATTTAGAAAACTTTAAGGTGTATTTTTGAATGCTTTTATCTGTAACCTGTAACCTTTGCTGCTGTCCATTTCAGTGCACTCCCTAATTGCTGAACATCAGAAGTCCATTATGGCGGCATTACGCACCTAACGATGGCCACTTTATTGGCAAACAGTCGTATCCTTTCGGGACAGCCAGTTGGTGGAGCCATTTCATCGATGGCCTGGTGGCACTCGCTTCGCCTGAGCAACCGTTACATCAGCAGGCAcgtgctcctcctgctgcgcTTCTACCAGGCGCTGTTCCATTACCTGGGATTGATGCGCCTCCGCTACGAGGAGTCCTGCAACGAGCTGCGATTGACGTACTACAGCGTCACGGTGTCGAGGATGATTGGCCTCTGGTGCGCCTTCTTCTTCACGCTGGCCCTGCTGGATCCCTATCCCCTGATGCTGCATCTCCAGCTGGTGGGCTTCAGTTGCTGCCTGTTAATCCAGCCAAGGGGAGTCATCGAGGAGCGAAGACGGGTGATAAACCGAATCCTGCGACTTGCTCCGCAGCTCCATCGCCTCTGCAGGCGGAAGGTGGAGTTGTCGTGGCTGGTGGCCTTCCAGATGGTGCTCAAGCTGCTGGTCTTTCGGATGTTCTACAAGGGTCTTCTGGGCCCCCTGAACGCCAGCTGGAAAATGCTCTACATTGTGGTCTTCGTGGTGCCCATTTCACTGTCCATTTGGGTGATAGACGTCACCTCGCATCTGATAAGCATCGTGCTAGCTCAGCTGCGGAAGTCCTTCGAGTTGGTGAACAGTGAAATGGCGGCGGTTGACGAGAAGCTCTGTTTGATGATCCTGCGGTCCGATTACCGAGCGATTAGGAGGCTACAGAGACGCCAGGTTTCCCTGCAGCGCTTGCATCGATCCTATGTCAAGGTCACCCAGCAATTGATGGATTGCCTGAGCCCCCAGTTGCTTCTCATCGTTCTGTACAACCTGAGCTCCATCTATACCTTTTGCAGTGGCGAATGGCGACGCATCTTCCAGATCGCGCTCATCGTCAACGCGCTGCGGTCTCTGCTGCACACGCTCGATGAGCTGGTGGCCACCATTGGTGCTCCGGAGGACACCTCCTGGATGCATGTGGCGCGGTTACTGCAGTTCGAGGAGGTCCTGGCCACGCATGGATGGTCGGAGCGGAAGGACTTCCGCTGGAAGCTGCAGGATATCGACACTTTTGGTCAGAGCGTAAGGAGCGGTTGCTTCCAAAGAAGGATTTTAGTCCTGGGACTGGTGACTCCCAACAGACGACTCCTGTTTCGCATCGGCTTCGCATTCTGCAgtctgctgcatctgcattaCATGTTGAAGAAATCTGCCTTGGTTGCCGAGAAGGAAATCTTCATCGGTTCGGATGTCGACTTAAAGCCCAAGCATTGAGTACATATACTTTGTAGAAAGTTCGAAAGAATATACCTATTgggataaataataaattaattgaattgtgCTGCAATTGCTATTGCAAAGGTGAATTATTCATCATTAGTTCATTAGTGAACACGACCttgcataattaataagaaacaAATGGGATATCAAAAGTACATTAGCTCGAATACTTAGAGAAGTAGTTAAGGGGTTAAGAGGTTGCAACTAAGCACACAGTTTGCACTTAAGGTTAAGAATGCGGGAACATGTTTTATGCCATTATTAATGAAGCCGACACCCTTTGTTTATTAAGAACCGAGAAAACCCTGCCAACTATGCAGTTCCTGCGCCAAGATGAGCCCATTTCTCAAACGCTTTGATTAACTTTCTGCAGGAGCACTCGGGTCGCCTTAGAGACATTTATCATCTATTTATTGCACtccaaataatatttgttcAATGTAACACGCACTTTACAGGACTCAGTCCGCTCCACGGGAGCTGAAGAGGTTCCTTCTACCGCTGCCGggtaattttaaataatttatgcattcgCCCCATGCTGTAACATGCACAAAAATAACAAGGGAAGCCTCCATATTCTCCGGCCAAACGGGCCACCCCGCAGTGAGTTCCCAGGACCCAGgacccatacccattcccattccttGATATATGTAATTGCATGGCTGGCCGAGCACTTGAGGTGCCGGGTCCTGGGTCCTGAACCGGCTCCTTGAACTCCCCTCCGATCCTCACACATGCCCATCCTTCCTGCCGCTCTGTTTTCGTCCTTTCTGCTTGCGAGATGGGGATGCGGAtccataaatcatttttaaagcATTACCTCAGCGATTGCGACTACGTAGAAGTATTTTACGTATACAATTTTGCACCTCCTAAAGCGGCACAAGATTTATAGGTAAGTGGCTCCAGGGACTAACAACCTACCTTCAAATCCTCTCCAGGATTGTCACAACAAGGTTGATTAAATTTTTCAACTGACTTTGGCACAGTTTTGCCATTCCGATTTATAGCTACAGTT
This sequence is a window from Drosophila teissieri strain GT53w chromosome 2R, Prin_Dtei_1.1, whole genome shotgun sequence. Protein-coding genes within it:
- the LOC122614058 gene encoding uncharacterized protein LOC122614058, with translation MWDQLARYRNNFLQYEIKDVMRPTSINSQQEKEWTQAMEKRNICRCMPYCCSSTSTHLEDRAQLAYGWFALPKLLKELDSDVRLTHWRAVVSLSDFLLNPLNAQRAIIEMDLVRKLKNAFMRMRLKHHAEEHRELEMYLRIYNILSRNLDGAENIANRKCLRVEFYKIIKSQESIKDDLASEILRNLTCKPKVQGTFLEDPENFSALAEIYKQDPCRPHYPVHLWHHLCHMLEVAPDQGIELGFFELLHKRILNRLSNFWDMNTKAFALLLCCTEGQRRFDAVDGVKLLYDVFAQPDENPRLLLPRQKVENWEYTVLALLNGLHSKRALWRSREFTQLPCYVGRLMASTTDNPRLQLYCLKVFRELGVMPCIKRYIIGNWLQDICQLFCLDAEAECARDSLVDWLRRDIADSS
- the LOC122614839 gene encoding uncharacterized protein LOC122614839; the encoded protein is MAWWHSLRLSNRYISRHVLLLLRFYQALFHYLGLMRLRYEESCNELRLTYYSVTVSRMIGLWCAFFFTLALLDPYPLMLHLQLVGFSCCLLIQPRGVIEERRRVINRILRLAPQLHRLCRRKVELSWLVAFQMVLKLLVFRMFYKGLLGPLNASWKMLYIVVFVVPISLSIWVIDVTSHLISIVLAQLRKSFELVNSEMAAVDEKLCLMILRSDYRAIRRLQRRQVSLQRLHRSYVKVTQQLMDCLSPQLLLIVLYNLSSIYTFCSGEWRRIFQIALIVNALRSLLHTLDELVATIGAPEDTSWMHVARLLQFEEVLATHGWSERKDFRWKLQDIDTFGQSVRSGCFQRRILVLGLVTPNRRLLFRIGFAFCSLLHLHYMLKKSALVAEKEIFIGSDVDLKPKH